A segment of the uncultured Desulfobulbus sp. genome:
CCAGGCTGTTGTCGAGATCGGGGAAGAGCGAGTAATGGCGCCCCTCGAATCCGGAAAATCCGTACTTGGCAAGGTCGCGCATGCGGTAGGGCAGGTAGATGGCCATACGGCTGTCGAAAACACCCATTTCGGTGAGATCGGTCTTGAGCCGTTCGTGGTTGCCGAGGGCACCGTTGAGCGCCGGGCTGTGCTCCACGCTCTGCAGGGCCACCAGGTAGTCGATCAGGCGGACATCGGGCAGGTAATCGCCGCGAAGGCGCAGCAGACCACTGGTCAGACGGTCGATCCACAGCGGTCCCACCGGGGTGAAGCTGTGGCCGCAGAAGCGCAGGTCCGCCTTTTTTTTCCAGCGGCGCCAGAGCATGCGCAGATGGGTGTAATCAAGCTCATGGGGCAGGTAGCCCAGCACCTTTTCCGGGTGGAAATCGCTGAATCCCAACCGATAGGGGGCAGCACTGCAGGTGGTGACGAACAGCGGCAGGAAATGCTCGACAATCTTGATCACCAGGTCGCCGAAGTATTTCTCCACCAGCATGCCCTCGCCAGCACCATAGGTCGTGCTGAGCAAGCGGCTGCCCAGGGTGATGTGGGTGCCGTTGTTGGCCAGCGAGGTCGATGAGGTGTTGGGCAGGACCACCAGGTTGTTGATGATGATGCCCGCCTCCTTGAGTTTGGCAATCGTATTGAGCTGGCTGCGAGACAGGGTTCGATGGCACAGACCCATGTATTCCTTTTTGACCTCGCCCTTCTGCCAGCCGGAGAGACAGGGGTTGAGGAACAGCTCGCGGTAAAACTGGTCGGAGATCAACTCGTTGAGCTGCTTCTGGCGAAAGGGTGGGTTGGGCGCCATGTACATCCGGCAGGTCTGGCCGTACTGCTGCAGGCGAAACTCGCGGTTGGCATAGGAAATCAGCAGTTGCAAAAAGAAAAAGCGGCGGCTGGTTTCTTTCGCGGTTTCCCGGCCGGGCAGTTCACCGTCTTTTCCTTTGCTGAGGCTGAAACTGGTGATCTCTGGTGAGGAGTTGTCGCTGATGAGATGGGCCATCAACTGTTCGCCGATACGGCGCAGCTGCCGGCCGCTTGCATCATCCACCGGCTGCCAGGAGCCGATGGCCTCGGCAAGGGAGAGTTTGAGCAGGTAGCTCACCGGAACGCGAATCCAGGGTTCGCCTTCGCGGTTGAAGAGAAACTGGTCGATATCCTGCCGGGTCGGTCCCTGGGGTTCGGCCTTGTCGGCGAGTAGGTCTTTTTGCAGGATCGAGGTCGCATACCGCCCCAGCAACCTCCGTGGAAAGCGGACCCAGGAGTTTTCCCAGATGCGGTCCTTTTCATCATTGAGAAAGGCATCCAGCTCAGCCAGCTGATGGGGACTGAGGTCGCCCCGGCCGGCCCTGGCCTGGAGGTTTTTATAATAGTTGGAGTCGGCCAGGGTGATGGCGAGATCGACCTCGGTCCGGGCGCCTTCGACCGCCACCTGAAATTCGTTTTCCACCCCAACGGTGGTATCACCACCGGTAAACGGCAGGTCGTTTTGCTGAACCAGGAATTGCCGGCGAAACAGCTGCGCGGTTTCGTCGGGCGACCGACGAAGGGAGTGGTCAAAGGTTGGCGGAAGAAGGGTCATAATCGCTCGGGGTAAAGGGCCATTGTCGCTGTATGACCCCGGATATACCGAGCGATTGTTAGAATGGGGCTATGAAGTGGTCAGCATTGCATCAAGAGCCTGTTGCCATTCGATTAAAGAAATGCAGGCGGTTTCCCGTCGAGGAATTCCGCTCCGGCCCGGTTGCTGAGGATACTGGTGATGCGGATCTTACGCACCGTGGCGATTCCGGCACCGGCACGGTATTTGATGCGCAGATCGTGGCCCGCGGCAACAGTCCGCGTATACTGTGGAGGAATATTGAAGCCGATGCCGCCGATGGAGATGTCGCAGAGATAGATGGGGCACTCCCTGCCGTTGGGCAGAAGAACAAAGGCCTTGCCCCAGGTGGACTCACGCTGGTAGAGGCGATGGTTGAGGGTGTACATGGTGGACAGGCCACAGGAACAGCGGATATTTTTTTTACGGATTTTTGTGGCGACCGCCACGTAACGGGTCTTGTTGCAGCGGGGACAGGTTATACGGATTCGTCCATCTTTGACGGTACAGGTCTGTGTTCGGCCACGCATGGGCATCTCCCCCATGAAAAAGGTTGCACAATATATATCGACTACATGTCTTCCAGGGGACTTGTCAATGAGAGGTTCCATTTTATTGGAAAAATAGCTATGTTATCTCAGTAAAAAAAACGTGTGGAAACCGTAAGTTGATATGAAAATTTAGGGAGCGAGGATGAGAGAGATTACATCGATACTTGAACAGCTCACCTTTGCCGATTTGGAACAGTGGGCCGATGACAGGGTGGTTGATCGCGGTCGATCGTATCTGAAACGGGTTTCCGGGCTACGCCATACCCCAGAGGGGGAGCTGGTGGCCTGGGTCTCGGGGACCGAGGATTACGCCACTATGGTGCGGCTTGATGCCGATGGTATGCACAGCTGGTTCTGTACCTGCCCCTACAGCGGAGGACCGTGCAAGCATGCCGTGGCCGTCATTCTCTTGGCTGCACGTATGGTTAAAGAGGGGAGGAACATCCCTGAGCTCGATGAGGATGACGACCTCTCCTTGATCCTCTTTGCCGATGACGAGGAGCAATGGGAAGAGGACCCGGATCCCGATGAGCTGCCCTCTCAGGCTTCACCGCCATTGGCCAAGACCCCAGACTCCAAAATGCAAAAACTGCTGGCGGCAAAAAGCAAGGAAGAGCTTATCGAGCTCGTCATGCGTCTGATCAAGGATGATCCGCGAATCGCGCAATCTCTGCGGGAAGAGGAACAGTTGGTCCGTGGTCAGGTGGATCCCCTTGTCCGTGCCCTGCGCAAGGAGATTCATCGTTTGACCAATGAACCCGCCTGGCGCAACCATTGGAACCAGGAAGAGTCCGTGCCCGATTATTCCCATGTCGAGCGGCAGTTTCATGCCCTGTTCGACGCACAGTATTATGACCACCTGCTTGATCTGGGCGATGAACTGTGGCGTATGGGAACCGAGCAGGTCGAAGCCTCCGACGATGACGGAGAGACCGCCTCGACCATCATTGATTGCCTGAAGATCGTGTTGAAGGCGGTTCCCCTCTCCTCCCTTCCCCGCCACCGGCAGTTGGCCTGGGTCATGGAACGATTGCTGGTTGATGAGTTCTCGCTTCTGGAACAGGGAGAGGAGATGATCAAAGAGAGCGTCTTCACCCCCGAGGATTGGCGGGAGGTGGCATCGATCTTTGAAGCACGGCTGGCCGCTTTGGAGTCCCCTAAGGCAACGGATTATTCCTCCTCCTTTCGGCGTGGAGCGGTGGTTGATCGCTTGATCGATATCTACCAGCGCGCGGGGCTGGCGGAAAACATCGTGCCACTTCTGGAGCAGGAGGTGGAGAAGTGTCATTGTTACCAGGAGTTGGTGACCCATTTATTGAACAGCGGCGATCGAGACAATGCCCGCCAGTGGTGCATCCTTGGCTTTACCAAAACGCTCCAGGAATCACCGGGATTGGCTGCCGGTCTGCAGGACCGGCTGTTGGCCATGGCCGAGGAGGAGAAACGCTCTGATCTGGTTGCCGCCCACCGTGCCCAGAAATTTTTTCGTCACCCCTCGATCGACACCTACCGTGAACTGCGTAAGTCGTGCGAGAAAATAAAGCTGTGGCCCGAGGTTCGGGAGCGGGTGCTGCTCTTTCTCGAGACCGGTTCCAGGCCCGATCTGCCGGCAAAAACGGGGGAGGCCGGCGACTGGCCTCTGGTGGCCGCAGAGGTTTCGTATCCCGTAGAGAAAAAGGGTGTACTTTCCTTTCCCCTGTATTCGCCCCTTTTGGATATTGCCATCCTGGAAAGGCGCATGGATGATGTGGTCAGTCTCTATGAGCGGGCAAAGAAGGGCCGATTTACCTGGGGACTCGAGGAAAAGGTGGCCGATGCGGTGGCCAAGACCCATCCCGATCTCTCCCTTTCCCTTTGGCGGGGAAAGGTGGACCGGCTGATCGCCGAGGTCAAGCCAAAGGCCTACCGGGAGGCTGCGGGCTATCTGCGCAAGATGTGCAAGGTCTATGAGGCAAATGGTAGGCAGCTGGAGTGGACGGCCCTGCTTGCTGAGTTGCGCCGGCAACACAAGGCGAAGCGTCGCCTTGTCGAGATCCTGGACTCGCTTGCCGGCGGGGGGAAAAAAATCGTCTCCCTGTGAGGTTTGTCGTTCTTGTAAAAAGGCCCGAGAACGACGTTTCGAGCTTCGTAAGCTGCTCGATTTCACGATGCGTGACATTCAGATTTTGACTTTTTACGAGGCTGTCAGGTTCAATACTCCGCCATGTTGACCTGCTGCACCGTTGCCCAGAACGCCTGAATCACCGGATGGGCCAGATGGCGGGTGAGGGTGCAGGCTCCGATGATGAACGGGTCCAGTTCCGGTGCAATCGAGGTCACCCGGACCCGATCGCGCAACTGGCTCTTCTGCAGCACCAGTTCCGGGACGACGCCAACCCCGCACCCCAGGCCGACCATGGCCAGCAGGGCCTCGTTGCCCGCCACCTCGGCATAGATGTTGGGCTGGATATGCTTTTGGCGGAACCAGCGGTCAATACGGATGCGGCTGAGCCCCTGTTCGGCCATGATTACCGGGGTGCGCGGCCAGTCGATTTCGCCCTGGCTGTCCAGCAGCGGCAAGTCCCCTTCCTTGGGCGTGATGAACAGCAGCGGCGTGCGTGCCAACTCGACAAAGATGACCGAATCCGGAAGATGCTCGGGCAGGGCGGCGATGGTCACCTGGGCATCGCGGTTGTTGAGCCGGTCCAGGGCCTCGGCGGCGTCACCGGTCTGCAGCTTGATCTGCACCCCAGGGTGATTCTGGCGAAAGGCCCCGAGAATACGCGGCAGGATCGAGGTGGCCGCGGTCACCGAGCAGTAGAGCGAAATTTCGCCATGCAGGCTCGAATCTTCTGCCAACTCCTGCAGCAGCCGTTGCCAGCGTTGTTCCATCTCCTCGGCGTAGCGTCTGAAGATGTGCCCTGCCGGCGTCAGGATGACCTTGCGGTTGTCGCGCTGGAACAACGGTTTGCCCAGTTCGTCTTCGATGCGCTGGATGGTCCGGGTCAGGGCCGAAGGGCTGAGGTTGCAGGCCCTGCTGGTGCGACCGAAGTGGAGCGAATGGGCCAAGTGATTGAAAATTTTGATGGCGCGGATATCCATAAACAAGCGGGAAAAGAAAGCGATCCATGGTAAGAGGCGGCCTGCCGCTCATACTTGCAGCTTTGTTGCGTATTTTGCAATGTCGAATTGCAAATTTATCACTTTTCGCAATGAAAATTTCGAGTATGGTGGATCACGATAAAAAAAGTATCTCCCCATGGGTCCGGCTTTTTGCCCAGCCAGAGGGAGTTCTCTTATCTCTTTCCCCATCACCCATAACCACAGAGAGGAACAATCATGGGACAGAACTATTTCAACACCCTGCCGCTGCGCCTGCAGCTTGAGGAGCTGGGTAAATGCCGTTTCATGGACGCCAGCGAGTTTGCCGACGGCGTTGACAAACTTAAAGGCAAGAAGATCGTCATCGTCGGTTGCGGCGCCCAGGGCCTGCATCAGGGACTCAACCTCCGTGACTCGGGCCTGGATGTGAGCTACGCCCTGCGCGATTCCGCGATCAGCGAGCAGCGCCAGAGCTGGAAAAACGCCAGCGGCAATGGCTTTGCCGTGGGCAACTACGAGCAGATGATCCCCACTGCCGACCTGGTGATCAATCTCACCCCGGACAAACAGCATTCCAAGGTGGTTGCCGCGGTCATGCCGCTGATGAAAAAAGGCGCCTGCCTGTCCTACTCCCATGGGTTCAACATCGTTGAGGAGGGCATGAAGATCCGTGAGGATCTCACCGTCGTCATGGTCGCCCCCAAATCTCCCGGAACCGAGGTCCGCGAGGAGTACAAGCGTGGTTTCGGCGTTCCCACCCTGATCGCGGTCCATCGCGAGAATGACCCCAACGGCGAGGGCTGGGATATTGCCAAGGCCTATGCCGCCGGTACCGGTGGTCATCGCGCCGGTGTCCTCCAGTCGTCCTTTGTCGCCGAGGTCAAGTCCGATCTCATGGGCGAGCAGACCATCCTCTGCGGTATGCTCCAGGCCGGCTCCCTGCTCTGCTTCGACAAGATGGTCAGCGAGGGCATCGATGCCGGCTACGCCTCCAAGCTGATCCAGTACGGCTGGGAGACCGTCACCGAAGCGCTCAAGCATGGCGGTATCACCAACATGCTGGATCGTCTGTCCAACCCGGCCAAGCTGCGTGCCTTTGAGCTCTCCGAGGAGATCAAGGAAATCCTCACTCCGCTGTTCGAGAAGCACATGGACGACATCATGAGCGGTGAATTCTCCCGCACCATGATGGAGGACTGGGCCAACGACGACAAAAACCTGCTCACCTGGCGTGCGGCGACCGCTGAGACCGGTTTTGAAAAGGCCACCTCCACCGATGCCGAGATCAGCGAGCAGGAGTATTTCGACAAAGGTATCCTCATGATCGCCATGGTCAAGGCCGGGGTCGAGCTCGCCTTTGACACCATGGTCTCCGCCGGTATCAAGGAGGAGTCAGCCTACTACGAGAGCCTGCACGAGGTCCCGCTGATCGCCAACACCATCGCCCGCAAGAAGCTCTACGAGATGAACGTGGTTATCTCCGACACCGCCGAGTACGGCAACTATCTGTTCGCCCACAAGGCCGTGCCCATGCTGGCCGATTTCATGAAGACCGTGGGAACCGACGTCATCGGCAAGGGGCTGGAGAGTGCGGACAACACCGTGGACAACGTCGAGCTGATCGGTGTCAACGCCGCCATCCGCTACACCGTTGTCGAGCAGGTCGGCGAGGAGCTGCGCTCCTACATGAGCGCGATGAAGCCGATCATCTGATCCGCATTCGCGCCTGATAGCCTCTGTATTACATCCCCCCTGGCCGAAAGCCTCGGGGGATTTTTTTTATTCGCTGATCAGGGCGCGGGCGGCCTCGGTTTCGAGGTGTGCACTCAGTTTTTTCAGGGAGATGGAGCCGATGTTCCAGCAGTGCCAGTAGAGATGAACCGGTACGAAGTGGCCCGGGGCCAGATCGACGATACGTCCTTGGCGCACCATGGGCTCACTCTGTTGATCCGGCAGCATGCCGTAGCCCATGCCGGCTGCGATGAAATCGGCAAACCGTTCCGAGGAGGGCAGGTAATGGGTGGGTAAGGGAAGGGGAATTTCCCCCAGTACCTGCTGAAAGAGGTGGTGATGGACCTCGTCCTTGCGGTTGAAGAGGATAAAGGGGGCACGCCGGCAGGCCTGCAGGCTGAGGCCTGCATCCTTGAACCAGCGCCGTTTAAAATCCGAGCAGGCAAAGACCCGGTAGGGCATGCAACCCAGTTCAGTAACCGTGCACCCCTGCATGGCCGTTGCCTGGGTGCTGATGCACCCCACGACCTCGCCGTTTTTCAACATGCGCTGGGTCTGATCCTGATCATCGACTCTCAGATCGAGGAGAACCCCCTCGCGATTGACAAAGGACGGCATGATCTCGCCAAACCAGGTGGCCAGACTGTCGGCATTGATGCCGATGGCCAGGGTCGTTGCCTCCTGCTCCTTGCCGCCGATTCTCGCCTGCACCTCCTTTTCCAACTGCTGAACCTGGAGAAAATGTTTGAGCAGGATACGCCCCCCCTCGGTGGGCTGGGGCGGCGTGGTCCGGGACAGGAGAATCTGGCCGCAAAGGTCTTCAAGCTGTTTGATCCGCTGGGAAATAGCGGATTGGGTCAGGTGGAGCGTCCGGGACGCCCGGTCAAACCCGCCCTCCTGGAGCACGGCGGCCAGCGCCGAAAGCAGTTTGTAATCGAGCATAACATTGCTCCAGGTGGTTGCAGGGGAAGATGGACCCTTTGTTATTAGCAAAACTAATGGATCATTGAAACAATGAATTTTACTTAATTTGGTCGTGTTTCTATGGTGGCGCTCTACACTTTTGGAGGCGCACATATGCTCAGTACACCAGCAGAACTCGCTATCATCGGACAGGGATTTGCCACCGGCATGGGGCTCATTGTCGTCATCGGAGCCCAGA
Coding sequences within it:
- a CDS encoding SWIM zinc finger family protein, which produces MREITSILEQLTFADLEQWADDRVVDRGRSYLKRVSGLRHTPEGELVAWVSGTEDYATMVRLDADGMHSWFCTCPYSGGPCKHAVAVILLAARMVKEGRNIPELDEDDDLSLILFADDEEQWEEDPDPDELPSQASPPLAKTPDSKMQKLLAAKSKEELIELVMRLIKDDPRIAQSLREEEQLVRGQVDPLVRALRKEIHRLTNEPAWRNHWNQEESVPDYSHVERQFHALFDAQYYDHLLDLGDELWRMGTEQVEASDDDGETASTIIDCLKIVLKAVPLSSLPRHRQLAWVMERLLVDEFSLLEQGEEMIKESVFTPEDWREVASIFEARLAALESPKATDYSSSFRRGAVVDRLIDIYQRAGLAENIVPLLEQEVEKCHCYQELVTHLLNSGDRDNARQWCILGFTKTLQESPGLAAGLQDRLLAMAEEEKRSDLVAAHRAQKFFRHPSIDTYRELRKSCEKIKLWPEVRERVLLFLETGSRPDLPAKTGEAGDWPLVAAEVSYPVEKKGVLSFPLYSPLLDIAILERRMDDVVSLYERAKKGRFTWGLEEKVADAVAKTHPDLSLSLWRGKVDRLIAEVKPKAYREAAGYLRKMCKVYEANGRQLEWTALLAELRRQHKAKRRLVEILDSLAGGGKKIVSL
- the ilvY gene encoding HTH-type transcriptional activator IlvY, translated to MDIRAIKIFNHLAHSLHFGRTSRACNLSPSALTRTIQRIEDELGKPLFQRDNRKVILTPAGHIFRRYAEEMEQRWQRLLQELAEDSSLHGEISLYCSVTAATSILPRILGAFRQNHPGVQIKLQTGDAAEALDRLNNRDAQVTIAALPEHLPDSVIFVELARTPLLFITPKEGDLPLLDSQGEIDWPRTPVIMAEQGLSRIRIDRWFRQKHIQPNIYAEVAGNEALLAMVGLGCGVGVVPELVLQKSQLRDRVRVTSIAPELDPFIIGACTLTRHLAHPVIQAFWATVQQVNMAEY
- the ilvC gene encoding ketol-acid reductoisomerase — translated: MGQNYFNTLPLRLQLEELGKCRFMDASEFADGVDKLKGKKIVIVGCGAQGLHQGLNLRDSGLDVSYALRDSAISEQRQSWKNASGNGFAVGNYEQMIPTADLVINLTPDKQHSKVVAAVMPLMKKGACLSYSHGFNIVEEGMKIREDLTVVMVAPKSPGTEVREEYKRGFGVPTLIAVHRENDPNGEGWDIAKAYAAGTGGHRAGVLQSSFVAEVKSDLMGEQTILCGMLQAGSLLCFDKMVSEGIDAGYASKLIQYGWETVTEALKHGGITNMLDRLSNPAKLRAFELSEEIKEILTPLFEKHMDDIMSGEFSRTMMEDWANDDKNLLTWRAATAETGFEKATSTDAEISEQEYFDKGILMIAMVKAGVELAFDTMVSAGIKEESAYYESLHEVPLIANTIARKKLYEMNVVISDTAEYGNYLFAHKAVPMLADFMKTVGTDVIGKGLESADNTVDNVELIGVNAAIRYTVVEQVGEELRSYMSAMKPII
- a CDS encoding LysR family transcriptional regulator ArgP, translating into MLDYKLLSALAAVLQEGGFDRASRTLHLTQSAISQRIKQLEDLCGQILLSRTTPPQPTEGGRILLKHFLQVQQLEKEVQARIGGKEQEATTLAIGINADSLATWFGEIMPSFVNREGVLLDLRVDDQDQTQRMLKNGEVVGCISTQATAMQGCTVTELGCMPYRVFACSDFKRRWFKDAGLSLQACRRAPFILFNRKDEVHHHLFQQVLGEIPLPLPTHYLPSSERFADFIAAGMGYGMLPDQQSEPMVRQGRIVDLAPGHFVPVHLYWHCWNIGSISLKKLSAHLETEAARALISE